A genome region from Triticum aestivum cultivar Chinese Spring chromosome 2B, IWGSC CS RefSeq v2.1, whole genome shotgun sequence includes the following:
- the LOC123040052 gene encoding uncharacterized protein encodes MGRGRVRRRPPTPSDSSSSEEELLLPVGVEAEDEDEADDESEDDHELILLPVGAEVEVRSDDPGFAGSFYEATVAGHLLSAGRRGRYTVEYTTLLADDGDDEPLTETASAANVRPRPPPLEQREFAVHEMVEAFHNDGWWAGVVCAVVPPPVMDGDRRQPRAYYRVTFPTSRETLEFEVTDLRPHRVFEDGRWVPAAELDDGSPLFGEGNQVEVSGKSFGESWSPATVLKVIGGTNFLVQYMHIENDGELATEIVDSQDIRPARAFTRMDSKYRFSPPSHVEVHHEGSWWPGVINKVLGSGINKKYVVKLKNHETDMEDVQPVDVLTVENTQLRPRFDWDGKKWVRCVKEESSNEPRFTSRKRLVSALYDDSDKTGNEADSRRDKKLKNKDVISGQISPLPLSICNENNEITHNQGNAVLALRSELSLPSLPPLAAFNQLSSSSLAPSCHLEQASSQMVIIPSMPESRQLRALLFGAFGQPTADLQDRLLGSQEGSGIVDLHQGGYDGETSVEQDTGEELCQRYLVMDDNANVPLLPSAESCEANLRDNRLSKDNTAAAVECVTCYAAPAEDLSLIPVATLDGVVPLEWDLEVNITEDMDGEIHQGNLVGLANNGNQNQYTSADCPFSATFSATSLAALEDDMITTESPSRKFFLCSSQSTEKSTVTRLSSVGMSNYSVTEPSDDSLTITNGVEGTTVSTYVAVSDSVLPLLPESVAMHESTMGSLAIQRLPFVKTSPMWAHLEALEIFRKAPQRPHFHQFEQYCPELREGMALGLMHSFANLAESINMLDVQGDKEQLEQKMKSLALLEENGFDVTYLRSRVETLLATDDSRVEELEEKIARIETNDQELGTRVRALAMTVHRLELHAYLMRNMMRSVITRKMSNAVKISRLKAEANDLERSYLSNAAPR; translated from the exons ATGGGCCGCGGCCGTGTCAGGAGGCGCCCACCGACCCCCTCCGACTCCTCATCGTCGGAGGAGGAGCTCCTGCTGCCGGTCGGCGTGGAGGCGGAGGATGAGGACGAGGCGGACGATGAGTCGGAGGACGACCACGAGCTCATACTTCTGCCGGTCGGCGCGGAGGTGGAGGTGCGCAGCGACGACCCGGGCTTCGCCGGCTCCTTCTACGAGGCCACCGTCGCCGGCCACCTGCTCTCCGCCGGCCGCCGCGGGCGCTACACGGTGGAATACACCACGCTCCTGGCCGACGACGGGGACGACGAGCCGCTCACGGAGACCGCGTCCGCCGCCAACGTGCGGCCGCGGCCACCACCGCTCGAGCAAAGGGAGTTCGCGGTCCACGAGATGGTGGAGGCGTTCCACAACGACGGGTGGTGGGCCGGCGTGGTCTGCGCCGTCGTCCCGCCGCCAGTGATGGACGGAGATCGCCGGCAGCCCAGGGCGTACTACAGGGTCACGTTCCCCACCTCGCGGGAGACGCTGGAGTTCGAGGTGACGGATCTGCGGCCGCACCGCGTGTTCGAGGACGGCCGGTGGGTCCCGGCTGCAGAGCTG GACGATGGAAGTCCTTTGTTCGGTGAGGGAAACCAAGTTGAAGTGAGTGGAAAATCCTTCGGTGAATCCTGGAGTCCAGCTACTGTTCTTAAAGTGATCGGTGGTACAAATTTTCTAGTACAGTACATGCATATTGAAAATGACGGGGAATTGGCCACTGAGATTGTCGATTCTCAAGATATTCGGCCAGCACGCGCCTTCACCCGTATGGACTCCAAGTACAGATTTTCTCCTCCTTCTCATGTTGAGGTCCACCATGAAGGTAGCTGGTGGCCTGGTGTTATTAATAAGGTTTTAGGTAGTGGAATCAACAAGAAGTATGTGGTGAAATTGAAGAATCACGAGACAGACATGGAAGACGTGCAACCTGTTGATGTTTTGACGGTTGAAAATACGCAACTAAGGCCACGGTTTGACTGGGACGGTAAAAAATGGGTACGCTGCGTGAAAGAG GAATCTTCTAATGAACCTCGATTTACTTCTCGAAAAAGGCTAGTTTCTGCCTTGTATGATGACTCTGATAAAACCGGTAATGAAGCCGATTCTCGTCGTGACAAAAAGTTGAAGAATAAAGATGTGATATCAGGACAAATTTCTCCTCTTCCTTTGTCCATTTGCAACGAGAACAATGAAATTACTCATAATCAAGGAAATGCAGTATTGGCATTACGGTCTGAGCTATCACTTCCTTCACTGCCACCATTGGCAGCATTTAACCAGCTGAGTTCATCTTCACTTGCTCCAAGCTGTCATCTGGAACAAGCATCTTCTCAGATGGTTATCATACCATCTATGCCAGAAAGTCGGCAGTTACGGGCTTTGTTGTTTGGAGCATTTGGACAACCAACAGCTGACCTACAGGACCGACTATTAG GTTCACAAGAGGGTAGTGGAATAGTTGATCTTCATCAAGGAGGCTATGATGGTGAAACTAGTGTTGAGCAGGACACTGGTGAAGAATTATGTCAGAGGTATTTGGTTATGGATGATAATGCCAATGTTCCTTTGTTGCCCTCAGCAGAGAGTTGTGAAGCTAATTTGCGCGACAACCGGCTGTCCAAGGACAACACTGCAGCTGCGGTGGAGTGTGTTACTTGTTATGCTGCTCCAGCCGAGGACTTGTCTCTCATACCTGTAGCTACTTTAGATGGTGTTGTACCTTTAGAGTGGGATTTGGAGGTCAATATAACTGAAGATATGGATGGGGAGATTCATCAAGGGAATTTGGTTGGGTTAGCCAACAATGGGAATCAAAATCAGTATACCAGTGCTGATTGTCCATTCTCAGCCACATTCTCAGCCACATCCTTAGCTGCACTCGAGGATGACATGATTACCACTGAAAGTCCAAGCAGGAAGTTCTTCTTATGCAGTAGCCAATCCACCGAGAAGTCGACAGTAACTCGGCTGTCTTCTGTTGGTATGAGCAATTATAGTGTGACAGAACCTTCCGATGATAGCTTGACCATAACAAATGGTGTGGAGGGCACAACAGTATCCACGTATGTTGCAGTAAGTGATTCTGTCCTACCATTGTTGCCGGAATCTGTAGCTATGCATGAGAGTACCATGGGATCCTTGGCAATCCAGCGTCTTCCATTCGTGAAGACCTCTCCAATGTGGGCACATCTTGAGGCACTGGAAATATTCAGGAAAGCGCCACAGCGGCCACATTTTCATCAGTTCGAACAGTATTGTCCAGAGCTCCGCGAAGGGATGGCATTAGGTTTGATGCACTCCTTTGCCAATTTAGCAGAAAGCATAAACATGCTGGATGTTCAGGGTGACAAAGAACAACTCGAACAGAAGATGAAGAGCCTCGCTTTGCTCGAGGAGAATGGTTTCGACGTCACGTACCTGAGATCACGCGTGGAAACTTTACTCGCCACAGATGATAGTCGCGTcgaagagctggaggagaagaTTGCTCGCATAGAAACCAACGACCAAGAACTCGGCACGCGAGTTCGCGCGCTGGCCATGACCGTCCATCGTCTCGAACTGCATGCGTATCTCATGCGCAACATGATGCGGTCTGTTATCACGCGGAAGATGAGCAATGCTGTGAAGATCTCAAGACTCAAGGCAGAAGCGAACGATCTTGAGAGATCGTATCTTTCCAACGCCGCGCCACGGTGA